ACTTTTACGAATACCTGGGCGATAGCTGGGGTGTTTTATTTTCTCATCCGGCAGATTATACGCCTGTTTGTACCACTGAGCTTGGACGTACGGCCTCGTTAAAAGGAGAGTTTGACAAGAGAAATGTTAAAGTATTGGCTTTGAGCGTTGATTCTGCGGAATCTCACAAAGGCTGGATTAGCGACATCAATGAAACGCAAAACACCTCTGTTGAATTTCCGATCATTGCTGATGAGGATAAAACGATAGCTGATCTGTATGATATGATTCATCCGAATGCTTCTGAGACCATGACGGTGCGTTCATTGTTTGTGATTTCGCCAGATAAAAAGGTGAAACTGATGATTACCTATCCGGCTTCTACAGGAAGAAATTTCAATGAAGTATTACGTGTAATTGATTCTTTGCAATTGACTGCGCAGCATAGTGTGGCAACACCGGCAGATTGGCAGGATGGCGAAGATGTGATTGTGATGAACAGCATTAAAACGGAAGATATTCCTGCGAAGTTCCCTAAAGGGCATAAGGTAATTAAACCTTATCTAAGGACTACGCCTCAGCCTAACAAATAAAGAGTTTTAGAATAAAGTGGTTGATGTGGCCCATCAACCACTAATAATGTTGTAGAATGGTTGCTTTTATCACTACATAACCTGATGTTTTGGTATTGGTAAATATCAGGAAATTATTGTGCTGAGGCTTAATTTTATACTTTTTTACCAGCACTTCTGCTTTTTGGGGAAAGCTCCTTACAATTACATTTCCTGTAAGTTCCTTTTGCTTTTTTAAATCTCCCATAGAAATCACTTCGTCTATTTGAAATATCCTTCCCGGAAAAGCTGGGTTTAAACTGGCTGAAGTATACAATTGCGTTTGCTCATGGAGCTTTTGCAAATTATAACGTTGCGCAATTAAATCAAATGCCCCACTTTTCATTAAAGCAACATCGGGTTCATACAGATACTGTTGTAATTCGATACTTACGCTGCTGCCAGGCTCCTCCTGGCCCTTAAGGTAGCTAAACAGTTTTACCTCTTCATTCAGCGCTGCGCTTATAATTTTTACAGGCCCTTCAATGGCTTTATCTATGATAAAGAGTAGTTCTTTGCATTCGTTTTTTAGGCTAACGATATGGACCTCACTTACGTTTTTGAGTTCTTTTAG
The nucleotide sequence above comes from Pedobacter sp. MC2016-14. Encoded proteins:
- a CDS encoding peroxiredoxin, whose protein sequence is MSLRIGDVAPNFKAKTSIGDIDFYEYLGDSWGVLFSHPADYTPVCTTELGRTASLKGEFDKRNVKVLALSVDSAESHKGWISDINETQNTSVEFPIIADEDKTIADLYDMIHPNASETMTVRSLFVISPDKKVKLMITYPASTGRNFNEVLRVIDSLQLTAQHSVATPADWQDGEDVIVMNSIKTEDIPAKFPKGHKVIKPYLRTTPQPNK